A window of the Patescibacteria group bacterium genome harbors these coding sequences:
- the metG gene encoding methionine--tRNA ligase, producing MAKPYYLTTAIPYVNSKPHVGFALELVQSDVLVRYHRIIGDDTYFLTGVDENSLKNVRAAEQADLTVQELCNQHAASFQDLVKLLNITTDQFFRTSSEQHHRGAQALWSACRPEDIYKKTYHGLYCVGCEAYYTEKDLVNGLCPEHNTKPEEIQEENYFFRLSSYQDRLKRLIESGELLIYPKFRKNEVLSFINMGLDDFSISRSRGRAKDWGVAVPGDAEQVMYVWFDALSNYITALGYGSGDTALFKKYWPADLHVIGKGISRFHAIYWPAMLLSAHIALPKALFIHGYVSSEGKKMSKTLGNVVDPFEYIHSYGADAVRYYLLREIPPVEDGDWSEAKFIERYNADLANDLGNLVSRVSNMVERYLAGVLPAIELPEPEYQLEDVNQLTSQFRFNEALEAIWKIVRQANKMVDDEKPWELFTKSNPEKLSLVLAKLVVLVQDIGLALEPFLPDTAKSIQEHFAQDHIKKMPPLFPRIL from the coding sequence ATGGCCAAACCATACTATCTCACAACGGCTATACCGTACGTCAATTCAAAGCCACACGTCGGTTTTGCGCTGGAACTCGTCCAATCCGATGTGCTAGTTAGATATCATCGTATTATTGGTGATGATACGTATTTTTTAACTGGTGTTGATGAAAATAGTTTAAAGAATGTGCGCGCCGCCGAACAAGCCGACTTAACTGTGCAAGAGTTATGTAATCAACACGCCGCTAGTTTTCAAGACTTGGTTAAATTACTAAATATCACAACTGATCAGTTTTTTCGCACATCATCCGAACAGCATCATCGTGGAGCGCAGGCCTTGTGGTCAGCATGTCGACCAGAAGATATTTATAAAAAAACCTATCATGGCTTGTATTGTGTTGGGTGCGAAGCTTATTACACGGAAAAAGATTTGGTAAACGGGTTATGCCCTGAGCACAATACGAAACCTGAGGAAATCCAAGAAGAAAATTATTTCTTTAGATTATCCTCTTATCAAGATCGTTTGAAACGTTTGATTGAATCTGGTGAATTGTTAATTTATCCCAAATTTAGAAAAAATGAAGTACTGTCTTTTATTAATATGGGGCTGGACGATTTTTCTATTTCACGGTCACGTGGGCGCGCCAAAGATTGGGGAGTGGCCGTACCGGGTGATGCTGAGCAAGTGATGTATGTTTGGTTTGATGCTTTGAGTAATTACATCACAGCACTTGGCTATGGATCAGGTGATACAGCCTTATTTAAAAAATATTGGCCAGCCGATTTACATGTGATTGGTAAAGGCATATCAAGATTTCATGCCATCTATTGGCCGGCCATGTTGCTCTCAGCGCATATTGCTCTGCCTAAGGCACTTTTTATTCATGGTTATGTTTCGTCTGAAGGCAAAAAAATGAGCAAGACATTGGGTAATGTAGTTGATCCATTCGAGTATATTCACAGTTATGGCGCGGATGCAGTTAGATATTATTTATTAAGAGAAATTCCGCCTGTAGAAGACGGTGATTGGTCTGAAGCTAAATTTATTGAGCGTTATAATGCCGATTTAGCTAATGATTTGGGTAATTTAGTTAGTCGCGTATCAAATATGGTGGAACGTTATTTAGCTGGTGTCTTGCCGGCCATTGAATTACCAGAGCCGGAATATCAACTGGAAGATGTTAACCAACTCACTAGCCAGTTTCGGTTTAATGAAGCCTTGGAGGCCATTTGGAAAATTGTGCGTCAAGCCAATAAAATGGTGGATGATGAAAAACCTTGGGAGTTATTTACTAAAAGTAATCCAGAAAAACTCAGTTTAGTATTAGCTAAATTAGTGGTTTTAGTGCAAGATATTGGCTTAGCCCTAGAGCCATTTTTACCAGATACTGCTAAAAGTATTCAAGAGCATTTTGCTCAAGATCACATTAAAAAAATGCCCCCTTTATTTCCCAGAATTTTATAA
- a CDS encoding AI-2E family transporter: MLEQRAPTNINISSLTIAKIVLLGLALIVFWLIRDVVVMIFVAWVLSMTLQPWVNFVQRFHIPRFVGILSVYILAVSIVCGFFIVLVPAVTTELTSIAQNFPSYYEPIQAALNQIRHTGETIGLVDTLQTTLNNAVKSVAQLPSGIYSAVASVLNGLVAVLAVLVIAFYMTSEENAIKNFIQSIVPINYQPYVAHKFNQIQQRLSNWLWGELVLMIFVGTLTGLALWLLGVKYWLVLGIVAGLLEFIPVVGPAVSAVPALFFAFTDFAEAPYKPFVVLGIFILIQQIENQLLVPRIMKQALGVSPIIIIIALLVGVKLGGFVGVLLSVPCVAILDVFLQDFMERRQHEENRLEA, translated from the coding sequence ATGTTAGAACAACGCGCTCCCACTAATATAAATATTTCTAGTTTAACGATTGCTAAAATTGTTTTGCTTGGTTTGGCTTTAATAGTTTTTTGGTTAATTCGGGATGTTGTGGTAATGATTTTTGTCGCTTGGGTTTTATCGATGACATTACAACCCTGGGTAAATTTTGTGCAACGTTTTCATATTCCTCGTTTTGTTGGTATTTTATCGGTCTATATTCTGGCAGTTTCTATTGTGTGTGGCTTTTTTATTGTCCTGGTACCGGCTGTAACCACAGAGTTAACCAGCATCGCGCAGAATTTTCCAAGTTATTATGAGCCGATTCAAGCAGCCTTGAATCAAATTAGACATACCGGAGAAACTATTGGTTTGGTTGATACTTTGCAAACTACTCTTAATAATGCCGTAAAAAGTGTGGCCCAGTTACCCTCTGGTATTTATTCAGCCGTTGCATCTGTGTTAAATGGTTTGGTGGCAGTATTAGCTGTATTAGTAATTGCTTTCTACATGACCAGTGAAGAGAACGCCATTAAGAATTTTATTCAATCAATTGTGCCAATTAACTACCAGCCTTACGTGGCACATAAGTTCAATCAAATCCAACAACGCTTGAGTAATTGGCTATGGGGTGAGTTAGTATTAATGATCTTCGTTGGTACCTTAACCGGATTAGCGTTATGGTTACTAGGTGTAAAATACTGGTTGGTATTGGGTATCGTTGCCGGTTTACTTGAATTTATTCCCGTAGTTGGCCCGGCAGTGTCCGCTGTCCCGGCGCTTTTTTTCGCTTTTACCGATTTCGCTGAGGCACCCTATAAACCATTTGTGGTGCTCGGTATTTTTATTTTGATTCAACAAATTGAGAACCAATTACTGGTGCCAAGAATTATGAAACAAGCCCTGGGTGTGAGCCCAATCATTATCATCATTGCTTTGTTAGTGGGTGTAAAATTAGGTGGCTTTGTTGGCGTTCTTTTATCCGTACCGTGTGTGGCTATATTAGATGTTTTTTTGCAGGACTTCATGGAACGCAGACAGCATGAAGAAAATCGCTTAGAAGCCTAG
- a CDS encoding pitrilysin family protein — protein MIKVSKKILNNKLTVLTIPQDTTDTVTVMVLVPVGSRHEVPHNNGISHFLEHLMFKGTERRPSTLELTKQLDAVGAEYNAFTSKDTTIYYIKVAASQLELALDLFSDMLFHSLFDPAEIDRERGVILEELNMYEDNPLMHVDTLFEMSVFNKTHPLGYDIGGKKDNIRKLPRQAFIDYKKTHYSPAAMHLVIAGNIDKRVSRWVKQYFGDQPAGQGKPSYKHFQPYQKNIQFNHKYKDTKQTQLALGVLAPGLREDKQLATLSVLSTILGGNMSSRLFISIRERQGLCYVIHSDISPYVDSSALMVQAGVDNERVYPAIIAIVEELAKLKTDLVTTEELINAKNCMAGQTAIKLESSSALAGYYGKQSVLLGTLLPPQKKLALINTVTKADIRRLARHLLNFKQLNIASIGPQRQLASVAKKLTC, from the coding sequence ATGATCAAGGTCTCTAAAAAAATTCTCAACAATAAACTAACGGTTTTAACCATCCCGCAAGACACGACGGATACTGTCACTGTTATGGTGTTAGTACCAGTTGGATCACGCCATGAAGTGCCACACAATAACGGTATTTCACATTTTCTCGAACATTTAATGTTCAAAGGTACTGAACGTCGGCCTAGTACGCTGGAGCTAACCAAACAACTTGATGCTGTTGGTGCAGAATATAATGCTTTTACCTCAAAAGATACTACTATCTACTATATTAAAGTAGCGGCCAGTCAACTGGAGTTAGCTTTAGATTTATTTTCCGACATGTTGTTTCATTCTTTGTTTGATCCGGCTGAAATTGATCGTGAGCGCGGTGTGATTTTGGAAGAATTAAACATGTATGAGGATAATCCTTTAATGCATGTTGATACTTTATTTGAAATGTCTGTGTTTAATAAAACCCACCCCTTAGGTTACGACATTGGTGGTAAAAAAGATAATATTCGTAAATTACCCCGCCAAGCGTTCATTGATTACAAAAAAACTCATTATTCACCGGCCGCCATGCATTTAGTAATAGCTGGTAACATTGATAAACGCGTGTCACGGTGGGTTAAACAATATTTCGGTGATCAACCAGCTGGTCAAGGTAAGCCGTCATATAAACATTTCCAACCATATCAAAAGAATATTCAATTTAATCATAAATATAAAGACACCAAACAAACTCAGCTTGCTTTAGGTGTTTTGGCACCGGGTTTACGTGAAGACAAACAGCTGGCAACCTTATCGGTGTTATCTACCATCCTGGGTGGCAATATGAGTTCTAGATTATTTATATCAATTAGGGAAAGACAAGGCTTGTGTTATGTCATTCACAGTGATATTAGCCCGTACGTTGATAGCAGTGCCTTAATGGTTCAGGCAGGAGTGGATAATGAGCGCGTTTATCCAGCCATCATTGCCATTGTTGAGGAGTTAGCAAAACTTAAAACAGATTTAGTGACAACAGAGGAGTTAATAAATGCCAAAAACTGCATGGCTGGTCAGACGGCTATAAAATTAGAAAGTTCTTCCGCTCTGGCTGGATATTATGGCAAACAATCTGTCTTGCTTGGCACTTTACTCCCACCGCAAAAAAAACTAGCTCTAATCAACACTGTCACCAAAGCAGATATTCGACGTTTAGCTCGGCATTTGCTAAACTTTAAACAGTTAAACATCGCCAGTATTGGTCCACAACGGCAGCTGGCTAGTGTGGCAAAAAAACTTACATGTTAG
- a CDS encoding glycine--tRNA ligase, with amino-acid sequence MEMEQLVALCKQRGFIFPGSEIYGGLANSWDYGPLGAQLRMNIKNAWWKEVVQQRSDMYGLDGAIIMNPKVWEASGHVSTFHDPLVECKQCQHRFRADQLTTKQCPDCSGELSAPREFNLMFKTYVGPVSADASPVYLRPETAQAMFVNFKNIIQTMHPRLPFGMAQIGKAFRNEITPGNYIFRTLEFEQMEIEYFIQADTWEQHFADWKKFMLTWARTIGIDVDKLHELDVPQAELAHYSQKTIDFEFDFPFGRKELWGLAYRTDFDLKNHKLDYTDPIDPKNKFTPHVIEPTMGVDRTLLALLVSAYHTEKVNDEDRVVLKFTKEMAPYQVAILPLSKKPELQKVSQPLFQDLLKTFRCNYDETQSIGKRYRRQDEIGTPYCITVDFESLNDQQVTIRERDTMQQIRLPINKVSDYLHDQGL; translated from the coding sequence ATGGAGATGGAGCAATTAGTCGCGTTATGTAAACAACGTGGTTTTATTTTCCCTGGTAGCGAAATCTATGGTGGCCTGGCCAATTCGTGGGATTACGGACCACTTGGCGCACAGTTACGGATGAATATTAAAAATGCCTGGTGGAAAGAGGTCGTGCAGCAACGGAGTGACATGTATGGGCTAGATGGAGCCATAATCATGAATCCAAAAGTATGGGAAGCCAGTGGCCATGTTAGTACATTTCACGACCCATTAGTAGAATGCAAGCAGTGTCAGCATCGTTTTCGAGCTGATCAATTAACCACCAAACAGTGCCCTGATTGCTCTGGTGAATTGTCGGCGCCGCGCGAGTTTAATTTGATGTTCAAAACTTATGTCGGTCCTGTATCAGCGGACGCTAGCCCGGTATATTTACGACCAGAAACGGCTCAGGCTATGTTTGTAAATTTTAAAAATATTATTCAGACCATGCATCCAAGATTACCTTTTGGGATGGCGCAAATTGGCAAAGCCTTTCGTAATGAAATCACGCCTGGTAATTATATTTTTAGAACTTTAGAGTTTGAACAAATGGAAATAGAATATTTTATTCAGGCTGATACCTGGGAACAACATTTTGCCGACTGGAAAAAGTTCATGTTAACTTGGGCTCGTACAATTGGGATAGATGTTGATAAATTGCATGAATTAGATGTCCCTCAAGCAGAATTAGCTCATTATTCTCAAAAAACGATTGATTTTGAGTTCGATTTTCCCTTTGGTCGTAAGGAACTATGGGGCTTAGCCTATCGGACAGATTTTGATTTAAAGAATCATAAATTAGATTATACCGACCCGATTGACCCAAAGAATAAATTTACTCCGCATGTAATTGAACCAACTATGGGCGTGGATCGTACTTTATTAGCTTTATTAGTCAGTGCTTATCATACTGAAAAAGTAAATGATGAAGACAGAGTTGTCTTAAAATTTACGAAGGAAATGGCTCCATACCAAGTGGCAATTTTACCCTTATCTAAAAAACCTGAATTACAAAAGGTGTCTCAGCCTCTATTTCAAGATCTATTAAAAACGTTCCGCTGTAATTATGATGAAACCCAAAGTATTGGTAAGCGGTATCGCCGGCAAGATGAAATTGGTACGCCATATTGTATCACGGTGGATTTTGAGTCATTAAACGATCAGCAGGTTACTATCCGTGAGCGTGATACTATGCAGCAAATTCGTTTACCTATTAACAAAGTAAGTGATTATCTCCATGATCAAGGTCTCTAA
- a CDS encoding DUF4013 domain-containing protein has product MLTLTNKEFNELIVYPFTGKNWFVLIGLQGAVLMLLCPFLIGIPLINGFMIAHIQSGINGTKNYPEWDFQLYWKLGWKALVAGLVYGLPMICFLLLYAVILVLGTLLTALINDDAILIMFMIVSSLSSVLFYLVFIMYALFNAVVQVATSTKIAAGGSIAEAINLKKFVWPFLKANIFNVVIIFLIGYFASLVSGLGAVAFFIGMFFTMPFAFALIGYGYGIVYRLSPVK; this is encoded by the coding sequence ATGCTGACACTCACCAACAAAGAGTTTAACGAGTTAATTGTCTATCCGTTTACAGGTAAAAATTGGTTTGTTTTGATAGGTTTACAAGGTGCAGTACTGATGCTGCTATGTCCATTTTTGATCGGTATTCCATTGATCAATGGCTTCATGATTGCACATATTCAATCTGGTATTAATGGCACAAAAAATTATCCGGAGTGGGATTTTCAACTGTATTGGAAGTTGGGCTGGAAAGCGCTCGTAGCCGGTTTAGTTTACGGTTTGCCAATGATATGTTTTTTGCTCCTCTACGCAGTAATTCTAGTACTTGGAACCCTTTTAACCGCACTTATTAATGATGATGCAATCTTAATAATGTTCATGATCGTTTCATCGTTGTCATCTGTATTATTTTATTTGGTTTTCATAATGTATGCGCTATTTAATGCGGTTGTACAAGTGGCTACTAGTACAAAAATAGCAGCCGGTGGGTCGATTGCAGAGGCGATTAATCTGAAAAAATTTGTCTGGCCATTTTTAAAAGCCAATATATTTAATGTCGTGATTATTTTCCTGATCGGTTATTTTGCTTCACTAGTCAGTGGGCTAGGTGCGGTGGCCTTTTTTATTGGCATGTTTTTTACCATGCCGTTTGCGTTTGCTCTGATCGGTTACGGTTATGGCATAGTTTATCGGTTATCTCCCGTCAAATAA
- the rpmA gene encoding 50S ribosomal protein L27, whose translation MAHTKAGGSTALGRDSVSKRLGVKVYGGQTAKAGDIIIRQRGTKYHPGKNVRRGEDDTLYAAKTGTVSFVIRKVKSFTGKIVRRQFVNVA comes from the coding sequence ATGGCACACACAAAAGCAGGCGGCTCTACAGCGCTAGGCCGCGATTCAGTATCAAAACGACTCGGTGTAAAAGTGTATGGCGGTCAAACTGCCAAAGCTGGTGATATCATTATCCGACAACGTGGTACCAAGTATCACCCCGGTAAGAATGTCCGACGCGGTGAAGATGACACTTTGTACGCCGCCAAAACTGGCACAGTTAGCTTTGTTATCAGAAAAGTAAAAAGCTTCACTGGAAAAATCGTTCGTCGTCAGTTTGTAAACGTCGCTTAA
- a CDS encoding CTP synthase, which translates to MKYIFVVGGVMSSVGKGITAASVGRILLAKGLRVTAVKADPYINLDAGTMNPTEHGEVFVTEDRDETDQDLGNYERFLNENILSVNYMTTGRVYDTVIRKERNLEYKGACVEVVPHIPEEIIKRIKDAQKQAKADVTIIEIGGTVGEYQNILFLEAARMMKTRQPNDVCFMLVSYLPIPERVGEMKTKPTQSAARALNAAGIQADFIICRAAKPLDKKRQEKLATFCGIHSENAISAPDVDMIYQIPQVLEKQQLGDKILKQLHLKARPTHLQNWNAMVKRAMQVTKPLNIAIVGKYFGTGEYTLSDSYISVIEALKHAAWSQDRKPQLTWIDSEAYETNPKKAKELSKYDGVIVPGGFGTRGVEGIITAIHYVRVSGIPYLGLCYGMQLAMIEIARHEAGLLEANTVEMRPNTPEPIIHINPKQSENVKLNHYGGTMRLGSFRCVVQKQTKAYQAYGKAEISERHRHRYEFNNAYKEILEQAGVVFSGINPEQDLVEIAEYTKHPWFVGTQFHPEFKSRPLEPHPLYTGFVKACLKKQ; encoded by the coding sequence ATGAAATACATCTTTGTCGTTGGTGGAGTGATGTCTAGCGTAGGTAAAGGTATTACTGCCGCTAGTGTGGGTAGAATTCTTTTAGCCAAAGGTTTACGGGTTACAGCTGTTAAGGCGGATCCATACATTAATCTTGATGCCGGCACAATGAATCCAACCGAACACGGTGAAGTATTTGTGACCGAAGATCGCGACGAAACCGATCAAGACCTTGGTAATTATGAACGTTTTTTGAATGAAAATATTTTGTCAGTAAATTATATGACCACCGGTCGAGTGTACGACACTGTCATACGAAAAGAGCGAAATTTAGAGTATAAAGGTGCCTGTGTAGAAGTGGTTCCACATATTCCAGAAGAAATTATTAAACGTATTAAAGATGCTCAAAAACAAGCCAAAGCAGATGTTACTATTATAGAAATTGGTGGCACGGTCGGTGAATACCAAAATATTTTGTTTCTAGAGGCGGCGCGCATGATGAAAACACGTCAGCCAAATGATGTGTGTTTTATGTTGGTAAGTTATCTGCCGATACCGGAACGGGTAGGAGAAATGAAAACGAAACCCACTCAGTCAGCCGCTCGAGCTTTAAATGCCGCTGGCATTCAGGCCGACTTTATTATTTGCCGAGCCGCCAAACCATTAGATAAAAAACGTCAAGAAAAATTAGCCACGTTCTGTGGTATTCACAGTGAGAATGCTATTTCAGCGCCTGATGTGGATATGATTTATCAAATACCCCAAGTACTAGAAAAACAACAGTTAGGTGACAAAATATTAAAACAACTTCATCTTAAAGCTCGTCCGACTCATTTACAGAACTGGAATGCCATGGTGAAGCGGGCTATGCAGGTCACTAAGCCGTTAAATATTGCCATAGTTGGAAAGTATTTTGGCACGGGTGAATACACTTTGTCTGATTCATATATATCAGTTATCGAAGCACTAAAACATGCGGCCTGGTCTCAAGATCGTAAACCGCAGTTAACCTGGATTGACTCTGAAGCCTATGAAACTAATCCAAAAAAGGCTAAGGAATTATCAAAATATGATGGCGTGATTGTACCGGGTGGTTTTGGGACTCGTGGAGTTGAGGGGATCATCACAGCCATCCATTATGTGCGCGTTTCTGGCATCCCATATTTAGGCTTATGTTACGGCATGCAGTTAGCTATGATTGAGATTGCTCGACACGAGGCCGGTTTACTAGAGGCTAACACCGTGGAAATGCGCCCAAATACGCCAGAGCCGATTATTCATATCAACCCAAAACAGTCAGAGAATGTTAAGTTAAACCATTATGGCGGAACCATGCGGTTAGGCTCATTCCGGTGTGTTGTCCAAAAACAAACCAAGGCTTATCAAGCCTATGGTAAAGCCGAGATATCCGAACGCCATCGCCATCGTTATGAGTTTAATAATGCATATAAAGAAATCCTAGAACAAGCTGGTGTAGTGTTTTCTGGAATTAATCCAGAACAGGATTTAGTTGAAATAGCTGAATATACCAAACATCCCTGGTTTGTTGGAACCCAATTCCATCCAGAGTTTAAATCACGTCCATTAGAACCACACCCGTTGTATACAGGTTTCGTGAAGGCTTGTTTGAAAAAGCAGTGA
- the rplI gene encoding 50S ribosomal protein L9 produces the protein MQVILNKTGQLKVVSDGYARNYLFPQKLAVPATEAEVVKVKKNQSVEEAVAIKQAELNAALVEKLSHTRLTLTLPANEQGKLFAAVQKSDVATACKTQRMDVTEDMINLQTIKQVGEHTVAVQLPGLPVVELKLTVQAA, from the coding sequence ATGCAAGTAATATTGAATAAAACCGGTCAACTAAAAGTAGTATCAGATGGTTATGCCAGAAACTATCTTTTTCCGCAGAAATTAGCCGTTCCCGCGACGGAAGCCGAAGTGGTGAAGGTCAAGAAAAATCAGAGCGTAGAAGAGGCTGTGGCTATAAAACAGGCTGAATTAAATGCGGCTTTAGTGGAAAAACTTAGTCACACCAGACTAACGTTAACGTTACCAGCTAATGAGCAAGGTAAATTATTTGCCGCGGTGCAGAAATCTGATGTTGCCACCGCCTGTAAAACTCAGCGTATGGATGTGACGGAAGATATGATCAATTTACAAACCATCAAACAAGTAGGGGAACATACTGTTGCGGTTCAGCTGCCCGGATTACCCGTGGTTGAGTTAAAATTAACCGTTCAAGCCGCATGA
- a CDS encoding S41 family peptidase — MSTERSGKFFILSVLVLTISAVAFTGGYGAALITQSAAVSSPAYREPLKSDMFWKVWNAVKKNYVEQPVEDEVLYYGSLRGLAGSVNDPYTVFFDPTETKEFNTSITGSFEGIGAEIGAKDGQIVIITPLHGTPAEAAGLQPNDAIIKIDGADTVGLSVDEAIQKIRGPKDTVVTLTIYRTGMDNLLDVPVTRAAIDIPSMEYHTVDQSGKTIGVLSISIIDETSTEDMREILNKILLDMPDGLVLDVRNNPGGVLNKAIDIVSFFVEDSVVVSEQDSSGAIKSYRTTEAKMVPDSLPIVVLVNGGSASAAEIIAGALQDTKRAHLIGTTTFGKGSVQQLQEFPDGSSLKMTVSHWLTPNGRTINHTGITPDQTSDDAMTSALEYLTNK, encoded by the coding sequence ATGTCGACTGAACGATCAGGAAAATTCTTTATTTTGTCTGTCTTAGTACTCACTATCAGTGCGGTGGCTTTTACCGGTGGTTATGGCGCTGCGTTAATCACTCAAAGTGCTGCGGTTAGTAGTCCGGCATACAGAGAACCATTGAAATCCGACATGTTTTGGAAAGTCTGGAATGCTGTAAAAAAGAACTATGTTGAACAACCAGTGGAAGATGAAGTGTTGTATTATGGGTCACTACGTGGTTTGGCGGGCTCGGTAAATGATCCCTATACAGTTTTTTTTGATCCGACGGAAACGAAGGAGTTTAATACATCAATTACCGGTAGTTTTGAGGGGATTGGTGCTGAAATTGGCGCCAAAGATGGTCAAATTGTAATTATTACACCATTGCACGGTACACCGGCCGAAGCAGCTGGGTTACAACCTAATGATGCTATCATTAAAATTGATGGGGCAGACACAGTCGGATTATCAGTTGATGAGGCGATTCAAAAAATTCGTGGACCCAAAGACACAGTTGTTACCCTAACCATCTATCGTACCGGTATGGATAATTTACTCGATGTTCCTGTCACCCGCGCTGCTATCGACATACCGAGCATGGAATATCACACGGTTGATCAATCTGGCAAAACTATTGGTGTATTATCTATCTCCATCATTGATGAAACCTCCACTGAGGATATGCGCGAAATATTGAATAAAATACTTTTAGACATGCCCGATGGTTTAGTCCTGGATGTGCGTAATAATCCCGGTGGTGTTTTGAATAAAGCCATCGACATTGTATCATTCTTTGTTGAAGATAGTGTCGTCGTATCTGAGCAAGATAGTAGTGGTGCAATTAAATCTTATCGTACGACCGAAGCCAAGATGGTACCGGATAGTTTGCCAATTGTCGTTTTGGTAAATGGCGGTAGTGCCTCCGCCGCTGAAATTATTGCTGGCGCTTTACAAGATACCAAGCGGGCTCATCTAATTGGTACAACTACATTCGGTAAAGGGTCAGTGCAACAACTACAGGAATTTCCGGATGGTTCAAGTTTAAAAATGACCGTATCACATTGGTTAACACCAAATGGACGGACAATAAATCACACTGGGATAACACCAGATCAAACTTCTGACGATGCCATGACCAGTGCGCTAGAATATCTGACTAACAAATGA
- the murA gene encoding UDP-N-acetylglucosamine 1-carboxyvinyltransferase, translating into MSKFIIQGGHKISGIIPVSGAKNHALKMFAAGLLSDQPLILDNVPEIEDIFRLTEIMRDIGVDIKQLDHAQYQITTPKKIFTELSARLVPQLRAAILLSGPLLARFGKVTLPHPGGCAIGKRPINLFIDAFQAMGAKYRCVKNKHILIAPTTGLHGTHYVFPVISVTGTETLMLAAVLANGETVIENAAREPEIPALADFLNAAGAKISGAGTSTIHIQGVNQLSGGKAHIIPDRIETLSFIFLGLAAKAKLTITACEPTHVAVPLQILRDSGAKFTVTNDSITVHPWKTLKPLSVITREYPGFPTDGQSPLTVLLTQIPGQNEVIETIYTNRLFYTDVLNRMGANITMHTSQHITIQGGTPLKGKQVESPDLRAGIAMIIAGAIAQGTTEIGNAYQIDRGYENIDTRLQQIGVRISREK; encoded by the coding sequence ATGTCCAAGTTTATTATACAAGGTGGTCATAAAATTAGTGGAATCATTCCAGTTTCTGGAGCAAAAAACCATGCTCTCAAGATGTTTGCAGCTGGCTTACTGAGTGATCAACCGCTAATCTTAGATAATGTTCCGGAGATCGAAGATATTTTTCGTTTAACTGAAATTATGCGTGATATTGGTGTTGATATAAAGCAGCTCGATCATGCTCAATATCAAATTACGACACCTAAAAAAATTTTCACTGAGTTGTCGGCACGCTTGGTACCACAATTACGGGCCGCCATCTTGCTGAGCGGCCCATTATTGGCACGGTTCGGTAAAGTCACCTTGCCGCATCCAGGTGGTTGTGCCATTGGCAAACGCCCAATTAATTTGTTTATTGATGCTTTTCAGGCCATGGGTGCAAAATACCGCTGCGTCAAAAATAAACATATTCTCATCGCACCAACTACTGGTTTACATGGGACGCATTATGTTTTTCCAGTGATCAGTGTAACAGGCACGGAAACATTAATGTTAGCTGCTGTCTTGGCTAACGGTGAAACTGTTATTGAAAATGCGGCGCGTGAACCGGAAATACCAGCGCTGGCAGATTTCCTCAATGCGGCTGGTGCGAAAATTTCCGGCGCCGGTACGAGTACTATTCATATTCAAGGGGTAAACCAACTCTCCGGTGGTAAAGCTCATATTATTCCAGATCGTATTGAAACATTGTCTTTTATATTTTTAGGCTTAGCGGCCAAAGCCAAATTAACTATCACAGCCTGTGAGCCAACCCATGTTGCTGTGCCTTTGCAAATTTTACGCGATAGTGGAGCTAAATTTACTGTTACAAATGATAGTATCACTGTTCATCCCTGGAAGACATTAAAACCATTATCGGTTATTACTCGTGAATATCCCGGTTTTCCAACTGACGGACAATCACCACTAACCGTATTATTAACGCAAATACCTGGCCAAAACGAAGTTATCGAAACCATTTATACTAACCGGTTATTTTATACCGATGTGTTAAACCGCATGGGGGCAAACATTACCATGCACACTTCCCAACATATTACTATTCAAGGTGGTACGCCCTTGAAAGGGAAGCAAGTAGAAAGCCCAGACTTGCGCGCCGGTATCGCCATGATTATCGCCGGAGCCATTGCTCAAGGGACAACTGAAATTGGCAATGCCTATCAAATTGATCGTGGCTATGAAAATATTGATACGCGTTTACAGCAAATTGGTGTCAGAATTTCTAGGGAAAAATAG